From a single Pseudorasbora parva isolate DD20220531a chromosome 15, ASM2467924v1, whole genome shotgun sequence genomic region:
- the LOC137041699 gene encoding MADF and BESS domain-containing protein translates to MLTTMEERLIAAVSDYPELYNSTINSYKDAARKAKAWRAVSLQVEIPEEDCRRRWKSLRDMFIKDKRAEQRRRASGTSHRSWKFSWQMSFLTPFIQSRSLAADEPEEDRDEEDKEEERTADGNSSFGVQDFDGDHGMLDGSSHYSASGSQGTGRKRKWQMEANEDLEDEMFLFSLLPYLRRLPYAKKSAVKLKIHQLLYEAEFK, encoded by the exons ATGCTAACAACAATGGAGGAGAGGTTAATAGCAGCGGTGTCCGACTATCCCGAGTTATACAATTCTACAATAAATTCATATAAAGATGCTGCTAGAAAAGCCAAAGCCTGGAGAGCCGTGAGCCTACAAGTTGAAATCCCTG AGGAGGACTGTCGCAGAAGATGGAAGAGTTTACGGGACATGTTCATCAAAGATAAGCGCGCAGAGCAACGCCGGCGGGCGTCCGGGACGTCCCATCGCAGCTGGAAGTTCAGTTGGCAGATGTCATTTCTGACGCCGTTCATTCAGTCCAGATCGCTGGCCGCCGACGAGCCCGAGGAAGACCGAGACGAAGAGGACAAAGAAGAGGAAAGGACCGCGGATGGAAACTCGTCTTTTGGTGTGCAGGACTTTGATGGGGATCATGGGATGCTGGACGGGTCCTCGCATTACTCGGCTTCGGGCTCGCAGGGGACGGGCCGCAAGAGAAAATGGCAGATGGAGGCCAATGAGGACTTAGAGGACGAGATGTTCTTGTTTAGTTTACTGCCGTATCTCAGACGGCTGCCTTACGCCAAGAAAAGCGCCGTCAAGTTAAAAATCCACCAGCTGTTGTACGAGGCCGAGTTTAAGTGA
- the LOC137041700 gene encoding protein FAM177A1 isoform X2 translates to MHAVEPMGDVRQVKVIHFSSGETLTEEDSEDEEAQHQLHQTPNASDPRNWTWRDYPRFWGTRILRNSLRFCDFLGEKMAGLLGLNSAKYQYAVDQYHRDHKNETEGEVLSSSASVNEEIINLSKIESKQYGATHDLKETLQYEGEQNEGYE, encoded by the exons GAGCCGATGGGAGACGTCCGACAGGTGAAGGTGATTCATTTCTCCAGCGGAGAGACTCTGACGGAGGAGGACAGTGAGGACGAGGAGGCTCAGCATCAGCTTCATCAAACGCCCAATGCTTCTGACCCG AGAAACTGGACATGGAGGGATTATCCTCGGTTTTGGGGAACACGGATTTTGAGAAATTCTTTGCGAT TTTGTGACTTTCTTGGAGAGAAAATGGCTGGTTTACTGGGACTGAATTCTGCCAAATATCAGTATGCTGTTGACCAGTATCACAGAGATCATAAG AATGAAACAGAAGGAGAGGTTCTGTCTTCAAGCGCCAGCGTGAATGAGGAGATAATTAATCTGTCAAAAATAGAGAGCAAACAGTATGGAGCCACACATGACCTGAAGGAAACACTACAATATGAAGGAGAGCAGAATGAAGGATACGAATGA